A window of the Candidatus Paraluminiphilus aquimaris genome harbors these coding sequences:
- a CDS encoding DUF917 domain-containing protein: MKIYATDLDDLALGAVFLATGGGGDPYLPTLIAKQTLEQTGPATLIDAEALSDEAFVVPVGGVGAPTVSLELLPSIDEASRVLDAYVTLISKEIDAVASFEIGGGNSLIPLMAAAVRGLPVIDGDGMGRAFPEAQMMSYAISGVKPTPALAMDYAGNTALFDTSDTTTYEHHIRSFAAAAGGMVTVAEHPMTGAQLKRSVIPKTVSFSLTLGRLLREKRGPIGDLLPLLRDVFADSVYGAVHQIFTGKVSGKSTRTVGGYDIGELSIECFDDPTAVCNITIKNEYLVATAGGKPLAMVPDLIVIVDAETTTPINAERLHFGQRVAVLAVGAPDFYQTPEALAATQPRCFGIDLDYTPLASLVR, translated from the coding sequence ATGAAAATTTACGCAACCGACCTTGATGATTTAGCACTTGGCGCCGTCTTTTTGGCAACGGGTGGCGGGGGTGATCCCTACTTACCGACATTGATTGCCAAGCAGACGCTTGAGCAGACGGGGCCCGCGACCCTCATCGACGCTGAGGCACTGAGTGATGAGGCCTTCGTGGTGCCTGTAGGAGGTGTTGGCGCCCCTACTGTGTCGTTAGAGTTGTTGCCGTCGATCGATGAGGCATCACGTGTTCTGGATGCCTACGTAACACTGATTAGTAAAGAGATAGATGCGGTTGCTTCGTTTGAGATAGGCGGGGGGAATTCATTGATTCCTCTCATGGCGGCAGCCGTACGGGGACTGCCCGTCATTGACGGTGATGGTATGGGCCGAGCTTTCCCCGAGGCACAAATGATGAGCTACGCCATCTCGGGCGTAAAACCAACGCCTGCGCTAGCAATGGACTACGCGGGCAATACAGCACTTTTTGATACCTCAGATACCACAACCTATGAGCACCACATTCGATCGTTTGCCGCCGCCGCAGGTGGAATGGTCACCGTCGCCGAGCATCCGATGACGGGGGCACAATTGAAACGTTCTGTCATTCCGAAAACCGTGAGCTTCTCCCTGACCTTGGGGCGCCTACTGCGTGAAAAAAGAGGCCCGATTGGCGATCTACTGCCTCTGCTTCGTGACGTGTTCGCCGATTCGGTCTATGGCGCTGTCCATCAAATTTTTACAGGTAAGGTCTCGGGTAAGAGCACCCGTACCGTCGGCGGTTACGATATTGGGGAGCTTTCCATCGAGTGTTTTGACGACCCGACTGCTGTCTGCAATATCACCATTAAGAACGAATACTTAGTGGCAACTGCCGGCGGAAAGCCACTCGCCATGGTGCCTGACTTAATTGTGATCGTTGATGCCGAGACGACGACGCCAATTAATGCAGAGCGACTTCACTTCGGGCAGCGCGTGGCGGTGCTTGCAGTTGGTGCACCTGATTTTTATCAAACCCCCGAGGCGCTGGCGGCCACACAACCTCGTTGTTTTGGCATCGATCTCGATTACACGCCACTGGCTTCATTGGTGAGGTGA